Below is a window of Fusobacterium simiae DNA.
TCAGTTAAAACACTTTTTAAATCTCCGACTATTGGAACATCAATTAGCTTATTTTTTCCTATTTCAGCTGGATCTATATCTATATGAATAATTTTGGCATTTGGTAAAAATTTTTCTGGATTACCAGTTACTCTATCATCAAATCTCATACCAGCAGCTATTATTAAATCTGCCTCATTAGCAGAATAATTAGCATAAGTTGTTCCATGCATTCCTATCATACCAAGTGCTAAGTCATGGTTTCCTGGAAATGAACCAAGACCTAATAAAGTCATTGCAACAGGAATATTAGTTTTAAGCACAAATTCTTTTAACTCTTTACAGGCATTAGCTTTTAAGATACCTGCTCCCGCAATTATTAAAGGTTGTTTAGCTTCTTTTATCATTTTGATAGCTGTTTTTATTTGTCCCTTATGTCCTGCATACACAGGGTTATATCCTTCAAGATAAAAAGGTTTCTCATATAGTTTATTAAATTCTTCATAAGGGATTTCCTGTAATTGTATATCTCTTGGTATATCTACTAAAACAGGACCAGGTCTTCCTGTACTTGCAATATAATAAGCCTCTCTTAATATTCTAGGTAAATCTTTTATATCTTGGATTAAGTAATTCATCTTAGTTATAGGGACTGTTATTCCAAGTATATCAGACTCTTGAAAGGCATCCTTTCCTAATAAAGAACTACTAACTTGTCCTGTTATAGCAAGCAATGGGATAGAGTCCATATGTGCTGTCATAATTCCTGTGACTAAATTTGTTGCACCTGGACCAGATGTTGCAAGGCAGACACCAACTTTACCTGTTGATCTAGCATAACCATCAGCTTCATGAACTGCTCCTTGTTCGTGCCTTGAAAAATAATGTTTAATATCTTTAAAACTATATAATTCATCATATATAGGTATAACAGCTCCACCAGGATAACCAAAAATTTCTTTGACACCTAATCTTGATAAGCATTCAAGTAAAATTCTAGCTCCTTTTATCATTTTTTCATTAGACATATTATTAACTCCTTTACAATACTAAAAGATTAAATATTATAAAAATAAATGAATGTAGTTCACTCTTTGTATATTGCCCCAGCAGCAGCAGATGAAACATGAGCTGCATATCTTTTTAGATATCCTTTAACATTAGGCTCATAAGGTTTTAATTCTGCTTTTCTTTTGGTAATTTCTTCATCAGAAAGTTTTACGTTTATTTTTCTATTAGGAATATCTATTTCAATAATATCTCCATCTTGAATTATTGCTATTGTCCCACCAGCAGCAGCTTCTGGAGATACATGCCCAATAGATGCTCCTCTTGTTGCACCAGAAAATCTTCCATCAGTTATAAGGGCAACATCTTTACCTAGTCCCATACCGACTATTGTGGCAGTAGGTGCAAGCATTTCTCTCATTCCAGGACCACCTTTTGGACCTTCATATCTGATGACAACTACATCTCCTGCAACTATCTTTTTTTCTCTCATAGCTTTTATACTGTCTTCTTCACAATTAAATACTTTTGTAGGTCCAGAATGAACAAGCATTTCTTTATCAACTGCTCCCTCTTTTACAACACAACCATCTTCT
It encodes the following:
- the ilvB gene encoding biosynthetic-type acetolactate synthase large subunit, whose protein sequence is MSNEKMIKGARILLECLSRLGVKEIFGYPGGAVIPIYDELYSFKDIKHYFSRHEQGAVHEADGYARSTGKVGVCLATSGPGATNLVTGIMTAHMDSIPLLAITGQVSSSLLGKDAFQESDILGITVPITKMNYLIQDIKDLPRILREAYYIASTGRPGPVLVDIPRDIQLQEIPYEEFNKLYEKPFYLEGYNPVYAGHKGQIKTAIKMIKEAKQPLIIAGAGILKANACKELKEFVLKTNIPVAMTLLGLGSFPGNHDLALGMIGMHGTTYANYSANEADLIIAAGMRFDDRVTGNPEKFLPNAKIIHIDIDPAEIGKNKLIDVPIVGDLKSVLTEFNEKIPKLSHSEWLKKIKNLKKEYSLIYEKTENNDRLIPQEILSEINKIAKGNVIVATDVGQHQMWTAQYMTYENPYSIITSGGAGTMGFGLPAAIGAQVANPDKRVIAIVGDGGFQMTFQELMMIKEYNLPVKIFIINNSYLGMVRQWQELFHDKRYSSVDLSYNPDFIKIGEAYGIKSIQLKTKKDLKKHLKKILESDEAILVECIVEKEENVYPMIPAGKDVSQLVGKRGVLENE